A genomic window from Prunus persica cultivar Lovell chromosome G2, Prunus_persica_NCBIv2, whole genome shotgun sequence includes:
- the LOC18785891 gene encoding aquaporin TIP1-3: protein MPINKIAVGTPGEASHPDAIRAAFAEFFSTLIFVFAGEGSGMAFNKLTNNGSTTPSGLVAASLAHAFALFVAVSVGANISGGHVNPAVTFGAFIGGNITLLRGILYWIAQLLGSVVACLLLKFATGGWETAAFSLSSGVSVWNALVFEIVMTFGLVYTVYATAVDPKKGNVGIVAPIAIGLIVGANILAGGAFDGASMNPAVSFGPAVVSWSWTHHWVYWAGPLIGAAVAALVYDNIFIGDGAHEPLPNNDF, encoded by the exons atgcCAATCAATAAAATTGCAGTTGGGACGCCAGGAGAGGCAAGCCACCCTGATGCCATAAGGGCTGCCTTTGCTGAGTTTTTCTCTACGCTCATCTTTGTTTTTGCTGGGGAAGGCTCTGGCATGGCTTTCA ACAAGCTAACTAACAACGGATCAACCACACCGTCTGGGCTTGTAGCTGCATCATTGGCACATGCTTTTGCACTTTTTGTTGCGGTCTCTGTGGGTGCAAATATTTCCGGGGGTCATGTAAACCCTGCTGTCACATTTGGCGCATTCATTGGTGGCAACATAACTCTGTTGAGAGGCATTTTGTATTGGATTGCACAGTTGCTTGGATCAGTTGTTGCTTGCTTGCTACTCAAGTTTGCCACCGGTGGATGG GAAACGGCAGCATTCTCTCTGTCGTCTGGTGTGTCAGTCTGGAATGCTCTAGTGTTTGAGATTGTGATGACCTTCGGCTTGGTCTACACAGTGTATGCCACAGCAGTTGATCCAAAGAAGGGCAATGTAGGCATTGTTGCACCTATCGCAATTGGTTTGATTGTTGGTGCCAACATTTTGGCTGGTGGTGCGTTTGATGGTGCATCCATGAACCCAGCAGTGTCGTTTGGGCCTGCTGTTGTCAGCTGGTCATGGACTCACCACTGGGTCTATTGGGCTGGCCCATTGATTGGTGCTGCCGTTGCAGCGCTTGTCTATGACAACATCTTCATTGGTGATGGGGCCCACGAACCCCTACCCAACAATGATTTTTAG